The stretch of DNA TAGCTTAACAAAAGACGTTAAGGTTTCTTCTGGAACTTATTCTAAACCTCACTTTGGATTTTTCGGCGCTGCCTTAGTCTTCCACCAATGCTATTTTGATTAGGTTCAAGAGCCGCCTTCCTCTTACTACTCGTTACTCGAGTCCTCACTGAGTTAACCCCGGTCTCTGTCTCATCGCTTAGGACCTTGTTATGAGCTTTGACTACAGGCGTCTGACTTTCCCTAGGTCTTGTCTCCAAATTAAGGTCTTGTCCTATCCTCTCTTGAACTTCTGGAAGAGTATCACCAATGCGGGCACATGAATGTTCTTGTTTATCCTGTGTTGGCGTCTCAAGATAACTCAGGACCTGAACATCAACCCATGGAGTCTGATCATCCACAGGAAGCAAGTAGCtaactggtctcgcctccaaattCGAGTTTTTTCCTATCTTTTCCTGAACTTCTGAAAGATCATCACCAGTGTGGGCACATGAATGTTCTTGTTTATCCTGCTTTAGTGGCTCACGACAACTTAAGACCTGAACATCAACCCATGAAGTCTGATCATCCTCAGGAAGCAAGTAGCtaactggtctcgcctccaaattCGAGTTTTGTCCTATCTTTTCCTGAACTTCTGAAAGATCATCACCAGTGTGGGCACATGAATGTTCTTGTTTATCCTGCTTTAGTGGCTCACGACAACTTAAGACCTGAACATCAACCCATGAAGTCTGATCATCCTCAGGAAGCAAGTAGCtaactggtctcgcctccaaattCGAGTTTTGTCCTATCTTTTCCTGAACTTCTGAAAGATCATCACCAGTGTGGGCACATGAATGTTCTTGTTTATCCTGCTTTAGTGGCTCAAGAGAACTTAAGACCTGAACATCAACCCATGGAGTCTGGTCATCCACAGGAAGCAAGTAGCtaactggtctcgcctccaaattCGAGTTTTGACCTATCTTTTCCTGAACTTCTGAAAGATCATCACCAGTGTGAGCACATGAATGATCTTGATTTGGTGGCTCAAGACAACTTAAGACCTGAACATCAACCCATGGAGTCTGATTATCCGCATAAGGCTTGAAGCTCAGTGACCTTCTAGCTGAATTGGGATTCTCATCCTCCTCTTTCTTCAAGGAATCACCATTCTGATCTTCGATCTCCGCAAGATTTTGTACTTCTTCAAGGAGATCacagttttgattttcattagtgttttcatcttcctctttctccaAGGAATCATCATCAATCTGAAGCTTTGGTACTTCTCCATCATCAGCAATCTTTTCTTTAAAGGAAAGTGATCTCTTTGCAGAAGCTTGATTTGGGGTTGAGTCATCAGTTTGGTACCGTTTGGTTTGAATCAGATAATGTGCTACAGACTTATACCCAAGCGCAGCTATCTGGAAAACAACCCCAATACAGAAAGAAATCTTAAGCTCTTGATACTGTTCAAGATTATACAAAAGAACAATCGAAAGAAAACAACGTACCCTTCTGTAGATAGGGCCAGTTGGAACCCATCCTTTGTTATTCCGACACAAACTGCAATTGCAAATATCGCGACAAACAGGGCAGGTCCAGTTTGCATTCTCCAGAGCTTCCAGCACATGTTCACCATATCTGTTACatcaaacatttaaaaatacATTCACCACCAATAACAATAAAACTCCACTGCTAGCAAATCATATTAAGTAGCAACCAAACCTCATAAACAAACAATCTCCACATAATTGTCCTTGAACCATGTTGCATTCACTGCACTGTGTACGATATCCCATCGTTTTCTGCCTGTaatgcacacacacacacaaacacatacTAAAGCATTGAGCAAATCTCGTTTCACAGTATTGCAACTTGTAATACCACAAATgagggtttggtttcttttaccTGCACTGGTGACAAGTTTTACCCTTAAACGGATCATAAATCCGTTTGCCATCCTTATCATagccatcaacaaaacaagtCCAGCTTCGTTCTGTATTCCCAAGAAGCTTCTCATGTTCCTCAGTGTAAATCTCTGACCTTACCCCTTCACCAATCACCACATTCCCTCGTTTAGTTGCTTTTTTACCCTTCTCATTGATCCCATCAGTGTAGATAACTGGAGTTGTGTTCTCCAATCTAACAAcaatcacaaaagaagaaacaaatcataaaccctaTTACCCttcttccaactcaaaaccccCAATTACTCCAGAAAAATCTCTCCtttaaactgaaacaaatcgATTCATAAACTCTAATTTTGCCTCAAAAAGCCCTAATTTCTACTCAAAATCCTCAATTCCTCCAAAAAAATCTCTGCTTTAAGCTGtttcataaaccctaattaagattcataaaccctaatttccacaaacaaacaaaatgggGAAAAGGAAGAGATTATACCGAGAAGATCTGCGAGATGGCTGAAGAGGAGGAGTCGATCTCAGAGCGGCATTAGGGTTACCGTGAGATCTTCTATTGATGGGTCGGTTCTCGGATCTGAGTTTGCGAGAGAGATTCAAGATGCCAAGATTTTGCATCCTCTGAAGATTCTCTTTGATCCTATCTTCTCTGCATTGTTCGTAAAGAGACACCTTTTGGGTTCCTTCCATCACCACACTACTGGGTTAAGGTTTTTGATTCGGGTTCTCTTGGTGATGGATGAATGATTTCAAAAGTCTCTCTTTTTATGGCTGGTGCTCTAGTGGtgaaatgataaaaaaatttagatttttattttgggttgaGTTGAATGTTACACAGCAACGGtcatattatatttgaaaatgtgCAGAGAATTTGGGAATTGTGTTGCAGATAAGTACACCCTAATGATGGGACttaatctttttaaatattttgtggttttttttccctttaattGCAATACAGCTAAGTAAAATAATGGGAATATAGAAAGATGTGAAGCatttagaagaaaatattatcccaattggtattttttttttctatttgataccaaatttgcaaattttggatttttttttctttctaggtgGACTTTTCTACTAAGGAAGGGAattggatttatttttttttctaggtgGACTTTTCTACTAaggaagaaaatataatttttccaaaagaaacaataaagattcagaccataaaaaaaataatgagagtCTTACATTGTCAACCAAATTAAGTAATTAACACCTACTCACTTTCAAGGAGCGTTCTCCTATTACTGTATGTGTTTTACTAAACTtccagaaaatattaaaatgaaattttagttattaatataGAGGAGTGTTGGGGGATGGGGGTTATAACATAAGATCTATAGTTAGTTGAACGTCAAAAAAACTACGAGCTCCCAAAACTCATAATTGTAAGTTTGAGTatgttttggtaaaaaaaaattttaaatgttcaattttagtaaaaataaaactagcTCTAATTAACTACGCTATAAAATTTAGTCTTAAACTGactgtaaattaatattttctttatattttttctgaCTAAGTTATGTAGTAGAGCTCTCCAAACTTATAATTGTGAGGATGTTTTggtaataaaaatttcaaaactcacCAATAATTAATTTTGCAGCAAAATTTAGTCTTAAACTGACCCTAATTTTAGTCTTTTCGTTATGTTTTTCCTACTAAATTATGTAGTAGAAACTACGAGCTCtccaaacttataattttgAGTATGCGGTAAAAGTAAAATTCCAAATattcatttttagttttgaacAAAAACTCATAAATAATGAACTATGCTgcaaaaattatttcttaaaacCGTAATTTAGTCTTCTCCttatgtagtaaaaaaaaattctttaccTGATCGGCTGATCCATAcacaaatcttccaaaaaacaTATGTTGCGGTGTATTTCTAAGAGATTTACTTTCCGCTAAACAAACGAATTCAACGCAATTTTCCACAACACACATATATgtagtaaaaacaaaacaaactaaaactttacgaaaaatatttttaaagaagtTTCATACATCGTTTGAGACAGtctatttctttataaaaactttttttttttggtgtgattataaaaactttgtatGCATGTATACCTTTTCACCCATTTTGTTAGTTTGTAAATTTAACAACATAATTTTTGGCGTTGatacttttatttctt from Camelina sativa cultivar DH55 chromosome 9, Cs, whole genome shotgun sequence encodes:
- the LOC104713795 gene encoding uncharacterized protein LOC104713795; translated protein: MEGTQKVSLYEQCREDRIKENLQRMQNLGILNLSRKLRSENRPINRRSHGNPNAALRSTPPLQPSRRSSRLENTTPVIYTDGINEKGKKATKRGNVVIGEGVRSEIYTEEHEKLLGNTERSWTCFVDGYDKDGKRIYDPFKGKTCHQCRQKTMGYRTQCSECNMVQGQLCGDCLFMRYGEHVLEALENANWTCPVCRDICNCSLCRNNKGWVPTGPIYRRIAALGYKSVAHYLIQTKRYQTDDSTPNQASAKRSLSFKEKIADDGEVPKLQIDDDSLEKEEDENTNENQNCDLLEEVQNLAEIEDQNGDSLKKEEDENPNSARRSLSFKPYADNQTPWVDVQVLSCLEPPNQDHSCAHTGDDLSEVQEKIGQNSNLEARPVSYLLPVDDQTPWVDVQVLSSLEPLKQDKQEHSCAHTGDDLSEVQEKIGQNSNLEARPVSYLLPEDDQTSWVDVQVLSCREPLKQDKQEHSCAHTGDDLSEVQEKIGQNSNLEARPVSYLLPEDDQTSWVDVQVLSCREPLKQDKQEHSCAHTGDDLSEVQEKIGKNSNLEARPVSYLLPVDDQTPWVDVQVLSYLETPTQDKQEHSCARIGDTLPEVQERIGQDLNLETRPRESQTPVVKAHNKVLSDETETGVNSVRTRVTSSKRKAALEPNQNSIGGRLRQRRKIQSEV